The proteins below come from a single Zhouia spongiae genomic window:
- a CDS encoding S46 family peptidase yields MRKLLLAIIAFVFIAPLATRANEGMWFLMHIERLNHRDMQKMGLQLTPEEIYSINNNSLKDAIVQFNGGCTASLISKEGLVLTNHHCGYGAIAELSTPEHNYLKDGYWAATRADELKPKSLYVRFFVRMDDATKRILSQVNDNMTEAEREAAINREIAKIQKENDGGGKYTVSVRPFFQGNEYYYFVYQDYHDVRLVGTPPESVGKFGGDTDNWEWPRHTGDFSMFRVYGDKDGNPADYAADNVPLEPKHHLPVSLNGVNEGDFAMILGYPGRTNRWMPAAGIDQNVNFAYPAWVEGSKMGMDKMKKYMDQDDDVRLMYASKYARVANYWKNRQGMIDALTKHQTAASKRKTEKKFDKWANKAANKATYGSVMSDINNYYTLTNERSRHDNYLMTMFRTSAYGTISRSIGRQFLNFTKADENKRAQVKPAMENMVDQFFKEVYLPVEKDVLSGQLGLYASKAGVGLSPMVASLASANKGDFNTFVNAAFELSIFTSKERMKAFLDLPNEETLTNDPLYLLSEDLLNHYYDKSEEVAAAEERYNKAYRLMVEGLRVSNLSTIKYPDANSTLRLTYGTVRALPKDKRNDAKINNYTTFKGMVAKYKPNDPEFDMPKTMIDMYNKKDFGRYADKDGFMPINFLTDNDITGGNSGSPVLNGKGELIGLAFDGNIEAMAGDVIFDNKLQRTINVDVRYVMWLIDKFAGAKHIVDELTITE; encoded by the coding sequence ATGAGAAAATTACTTCTAGCGATTATTGCATTCGTCTTTATTGCTCCTCTGGCGACAAGAGCTAATGAAGGAATGTGGTTCTTAATGCATATCGAGCGACTTAACCACCGGGATATGCAAAAAATGGGACTTCAGCTGACTCCTGAAGAGATATACAGTATCAACAATAACAGTCTTAAGGATGCCATCGTACAGTTTAACGGAGGATGTACGGCAAGTTTAATATCAAAAGAAGGCTTAGTCTTAACAAACCACCATTGTGGTTATGGCGCTATTGCAGAGTTGTCTACCCCGGAACATAACTATTTAAAAGATGGTTATTGGGCGGCAACCAGGGCAGATGAGCTAAAACCTAAGAGTTTATATGTGCGATTCTTTGTTAGAATGGATGATGCCACCAAAAGAATTTTATCTCAGGTAAATGATAATATGACTGAGGCCGAGCGTGAAGCAGCAATTAACAGAGAAATTGCCAAGATCCAGAAGGAAAACGATGGAGGAGGAAAATATACGGTTTCTGTACGTCCGTTTTTTCAAGGAAACGAATACTACTATTTTGTGTATCAGGACTATCACGATGTTCGTTTAGTTGGAACACCACCGGAAAGTGTTGGTAAATTCGGAGGCGATACTGATAACTGGGAATGGCCACGGCACACAGGAGATTTCTCCATGTTCAGGGTTTATGGTGATAAGGACGGTAATCCGGCTGATTACGCTGCTGATAATGTACCGTTAGAACCAAAACACCATTTACCGGTGAGCCTGAATGGAGTTAATGAAGGAGACTTTGCCATGATCTTGGGATATCCGGGCAGAACAAACAGATGGATGCCTGCTGCCGGAATAGATCAGAATGTGAATTTCGCATATCCGGCATGGGTAGAAGGTTCTAAGATGGGAATGGATAAAATGAAGAAATATATGGATCAGGACGATGATGTTCGATTAATGTATGCCTCTAAATATGCTCGTGTTGCTAATTATTGGAAGAACAGACAGGGGATGATAGATGCCCTGACAAAGCACCAGACAGCAGCATCCAAGCGTAAAACAGAAAAGAAATTCGACAAATGGGCAAATAAGGCCGCAAACAAAGCCACCTATGGTTCGGTGATGTCTGATATCAATAATTATTATACACTTACAAACGAAAGGTCCCGTCACGATAATTACCTGATGACTATGTTCAGAACAAGTGCATACGGAACGATTTCAAGAAGTATAGGACGTCAGTTTCTTAACTTTACCAAGGCAGATGAAAATAAAAGAGCCCAGGTAAAGCCTGCCATGGAAAATATGGTAGACCAATTCTTTAAAGAGGTTTATTTGCCGGTAGAAAAAGACGTTCTTTCAGGACAGTTAGGCCTGTATGCGTCAAAAGCAGGTGTCGGACTGTCTCCGATGGTAGCCTCTTTGGCTTCGGCAAACAAAGGAGACTTTAATACATTTGTGAACGCAGCTTTTGAATTGAGTATTTTTACATCAAAAGAACGTATGAAAGCTTTCCTTGATCTTCCAAACGAGGAAACTTTAACTAATGATCCGTTGTATTTACTGTCTGAAGATTTACTGAATCATTATTACGATAAATCCGAAGAGGTAGCAGCAGCAGAGGAACGCTACAACAAAGCCTACAGATTAATGGTTGAGGGACTTAGGGTTTCAAACCTGAGTACAATAAAATATCCGGACGCAAATTCTACCTTACGACTAACTTACGGAACAGTCCGCGCATTGCCTAAGGATAAGCGTAATGATGCTAAGATTAATAATTACACTACCTTTAAAGGAATGGTAGCAAAGTACAAGCCGAACGATCCTGAGTTCGACATGCCAAAGACAATGATAGATATGTATAACAAGAAAGACTTTGGCCGTTATGCAGATAAAGATGGATTTATGCCAATAAATTTCCTGACAGATAATGATATAACCGGAGGTAATTCAGGTTCTCCTGTTTTAAATGGTAAAGGCGAACTTATTGGTTTAGCTTTTGATGGAAATATTGAAGCGATGGCAGGAGATGTGATCTTTGATAATAAACTACAGCGTACGATTAATGTAGATGTAAGATATGTGATGTGGTTAATTGATAAGTTTGCAGGCGCCAAGCATATCGTAGACGAGTTAACAATTACAGAATAG